Proteins co-encoded in one Garra rufa chromosome 21, GarRuf1.0, whole genome shotgun sequence genomic window:
- the gpr68 gene encoding ovarian cancer G-protein coupled receptor 1: MNMSEEQINCTIRHEIHQYLFSGAYILVLLVGLPANAYSLYHAWLQLKARNELGVYLLNLTISDLLYLASLPLWLQYIFQGDDWSGSEWLCQLCGFLLYENIYVSIGFLCCISIDRYLAVVYPFRFSAFRSVRAAALVSSVVWLKELAVGVVFFRHKELSRDKHNQSVCFEHYPMKSWEYPINYYRFYIGFLFPLGILSVSYFRVLRAVGKSAGTQTAQKTRIKYLVTSTIVIFLVCFSPYHVFLLVRTIFERDCEFIEKIFNYYHFSLLLTSFNCVADPALYCFISESAQKGIQKAQEACTRVLCCCSKSHGRFNTHCTELAATNDNVTGTTVVTLLQQIKTDV, translated from the coding sequence ATGAACATGTCGGAGGAGCAAATAAACTGCACTATAAGGCACGAAATTCACCAGTACCTGTTTTCGGGTGCGTACATCCTTGTCCTGCTGGTGGGTCTTCCCGCCAATGCTTACTCACTCTACCATGCCTGGCTGCAGCTGAAAGCCCGCAATGAACTGGGGGTCTACTTGTTAAACCTGACCATATCCGATCTGCTGTACCTGGCCTCCCTGCCCCTCTGGCTCCAGTATATCTTTCAAGGAGATGACTGGAGTGGTTCAGAGTGGCTCTGTCAACTGTGTGGTTTCCTGCTCTACGAGAACATCTACGTCAGCATTGGTTTTCTGTGTTGTATCTCCATTGACCGTTACCTGGCCGTGGTCTACCCTTTCCGCTTCTCGGCTTTCCGATCGGTACGAGCAGCAGCGCTGGTCAGTTCGGTGGTCTGGCTCAAAGAACTTGCCGTAGGAGTGGTGTTCTTCCGGCACAAGGAGCTCAGCAGGGACAAGCATAACCAGTCTGTGTGCTTTGAGCACTATCCCATGAAGTCATGGGAGTATCCAATAAACTACTACCGCTTTTACATAGGCTTCCTGTTCCCTTTAGGAATTCTCTCTGTGTCGTACTTTCGAGTCCTCCGAGCGGTGGGCAAAAGTGCAGGCACGCAGACTGCACAGAAAACTCGCATCAAGTACCTGGTGACCAGCACCATCGTCATCTTCCTGGTTTGCTTCTCACCATATCACGTCTTCCTGCTGGTACGCACCATATTTGAGCGGGACTGCGAGTTCATCGAGAAAATTTTCAACTACTACCATTTCTCTCTGTTGCTTACTAGTTTTAACTGCGTGGCCGATCCGGCGCTCTATTGTTTTATCAGCGAGAGTGCCCAAAAGGGCATCCAGAAGGCTCAGGAAGCTTGTACTCGGGTCTTATGTTGTTGCTCAAAAAGTCATGGAAGGTTCAACACGCATTGCACCGAGCTGGCAGCCACCAATGATAATGTTACAGGTACCACAGTAGTGACACTCTTACAGCAGATCAAAACTGATGTTtga